The following are encoded in a window of Manihot esculenta cultivar AM560-2 chromosome 8, M.esculenta_v8, whole genome shotgun sequence genomic DNA:
- the LOC110620188 gene encoding heavy metal-associated isoprenylated plant protein 35 has product MNPLPPLPMAAEGKTEAKAESQQEANKEVAVEENPESPLKYKTLVLKVSVHCEGCKRKVKKILTNTDGVYTAEIDLRQQKVTVLGNVDADTLIKKLVKAGKHAELWPEKADQKEKKKGKSKNKEKEKEKEKQSDPENGDEDGEKEKETVKTEEIQIQDPSKPTENGSSTHKPEMTNNVGKPSEGGTTSKPAAGGQMKEVTIDEKPPVTTPAGSQSPPPVTDKKGSSENEGGGAEKGGSGGKKKKKNGQKGNTTNVDEGEHSSDAPAGTGSPSQGNGQGPIHYPINQSPPHHHVSHYPPHYYAPPPVYAAHYNTAHPSTSYGASIYPPSYSYVYMHPGTASEPPTSDLDSDLSQPSDSFEIFSDENPNACSIM; this is encoded by the exons ATGAACCCACTTCCACCTCTTCCAATGGCGGCAGAAGGGAAGACTGAAGCCAAAGCTGAATCGCAACAGGAAGCTAATAAAGAAGTAGCAGTGGAGGAAAACCCAGAATCGCCTCTCAAGTACAAG ACATTGGTCTTGAAAGTCTCCGTTCATTGTGAAGGCTGCAAAAGGAAAGTTAAAAAGATCCTAACAAATACTGACG GTGTTTACACCGCAGAAATTGATTTAAGACAACAAAAGGTCACAGTGCTGGGAAATGTAGATGCAGATACTTTGATCAAGAAACTGGTGAAGGCAGGGAAGCATGCAGAGCTATGGCCTGAAAAAGCTGAccaaaaggagaaaaagaaaggaaaatcaaagaataaggagaaagaaaaagagaaagaaaaacaaagcgACCCAGAAAATGGTGATGAAGATggtgaaaaagagaaagaaactgTGAAAACTgaagaaattcaaattcaagacCCTTCTAAACCCACTGAAAATGGAAGTAGTACTCATAAACCAGAGATGACTAATAACGTTGGCAAACCTAGCGAAGGCGGCACAACCAGTAAACCTGCCGCCGGTGGCCAAATGAAGGAGGTGACGATTGACGAAAAACCACCTGTGACCACACCAGCTGGTAGCCAGTCACCGCCACCGGTGACTGACAAGAAAGGCAGCAGTGAAAATGAAGGTGGTGGTGCTGAGAAAGGTGGAAGTGGaggcaaaaagaagaaaaagaatggGCAAAAAGGGAATACTACCAACGTAGATGAGGGTGAACATTCTAGTGATGCACCCGCAGGCACTGGATCACCAAGTCAAGGTAATGGTCAAGGCCCCATTCACTATCCCATCAATCAAAGCCCTCCACATCACCACGTGTCTCACTACCCACCACATTACTATGCACCTCCACCAGTGTACGCCGCGCACTACAATACAGCGCATCCCAGTACTAGCTACGGTGCATCAATCTATCCCCCATCGTACTCATACGTGTACATGCATCCGGGGACGGCAAGCGAACCTCCAACGTCTGATTTGGACTCAGATCTATCACAGCCGTCGGATTCATTTGAGATTTTCAGCGATGAAAATCCAAATGCATGCTCAATCATGTGA